The following nucleotide sequence is from Trifolium pratense cultivar HEN17-A07 linkage group LG2, ARS_RC_1.1, whole genome shotgun sequence.
TAGCAATTTCAACAATGTAATATGAATATACTAACTATATAATTTACCTTCCAAGCATCATAACAGTAGCTTGAGGATTAGTTCCAGGAGAATAATTAAAAGTAGAACCATCGATTACGCGCAATGCATCGACGCCAAGAACCTTATAATTGCGATCGACAACCCTACCAACTTGGCAACCACCATGATAATGCCATATAGTCATCACAGTGTCTCTACAAAATTGTGCCAAAGAAATTGAAGTCCTATTTGCAGTCATGTTAATTAGACTAGAAGCTGACATGTTATTGTATTTAAATGGAGAAAAAGCCTTTGAATcgattattttttcaatgattcTAATGCCTTGTATGCATTTTTCTAAGTCTCTTGGGTCTTGGAAATAGTTAAATGTTACCAAAGGGTTTTCATTTGGATCAGTGTTTCTAAGTTCCAAATGACCCTTTGAAATTGgaccatttattttttctagAATGAATCCACCCTGGAAAGCTTCTTCTTGTAGGCTCTCCATCTTTTCTATTGCTTTTGCTAGGGCTTCTGGGGTCCTTTGCTTTGGTGGCAACTTTGAAAACTGACCAATCTGCATTTGTAATTTGTgaccaattaaaattaattaattttgttacatcaaacttttacttaaaaaaaaatttggagctTGGATCACGCATTCACACGTGTCACGGTAGGACAGtccataaaaatatatagatctaatttaaattttaagatgCACGTACCTTTGGAGAAAACATTCCAAAGTTTTGTTGAGAATCACGGTTGAAGTTTTCACCACTTGCGGCTTCAATGTAGCTGCCGAAGTTGGTAATACCAACGACTTGGATGAGGGATACTTCTGTGGGGGTAGGAGACGGGATAAAAACAGCGTTCATCGGATTATCTTTCATTCCCCGTCCTACCAAAGGTTGATCCAATACTACATCAATATTGTGTTCCCTAAGATGATGGGTTGGTCCAATTCCACTCAACATTAGAAGTTGTGGGCTACCTAGTGCACCAGCTGAAACTATGATCTCACTCTTAGTCCCCTGTTTCAGATATGCCCTATGTTCTAACCCATGAGCATCCTTGAATACAACTCCATATGCAACTGGCCTTGAATTTGATCTCTCTGTTTCATATCATGCACAATGCATTCACAAAATATCATTAATTGGACCAAACCACCAAAATAAATTATCCCATAACTCAATTATATATGGATATCGTATTTTATATATGTAGGTGTCAGAGTTCGAATTCGGGAATCGGGatctcccacttattcacccCAAGAGGTGAATTTCTAGCCTAATGGTTTCTTGaacaaaaaaatagtaaaaaattatgtttttatataAGAGTATACATCCAGacgatataaaaaaaaagtttttttcttcaaatatttacttCTAAAGTGATTTCAAGGATTTGTTGCAGTTGACAATGAATGTATTCACGCCGGTGGTGATCATTGGATATTGATCAGAAGATGTAAATTTCAAGCTTagaattttagattttaaaattaaaatatgcatTGAAATCTTAACCATCTGATCTCGATCCAATGATAATCGACTCTTTTGATGCATGAAATGAATAATATGATGAATTAATTAAGGATTAGGATGAAAACCTTTAGTAAACAAGATCCTATAAACAGTGGCATGCAAAAGAAGAGTAATTCCATCGGAGTTAGCATATTCCAAAAGATCAGCTGCAGTATGTCTATGACCATTTTGGTCAAAGATTGTACCTCCAACCTTAGTCCCATAAATATGATCAAAAGTATAGCCATTGTAAGGCAATACCCCTGCTTCCAACAATCCATCCCTAACTGCTGATTGAAATTGCAGCACAGGAGGCCGGAACACCACCACCCTCTCCACCCATTTATATGATTCATTCACCAATTTTTCTTCCCAACCAGTTTCTCTGAAAACATCAACCAATGCACACAAAAATATGAAGTATAGATTGTGTAATACTCTCTCCGGTTCTTAATACTGgagacaatttattttttaaattcattgaaaatttaatgCATTTCGTTTATATTATACACTGGTGCTAGTCCTGACTATTTGGAGGCCTGGTCTGGACGAAAGTTAAAAATGAACTTCttaatgaaaaaacacaaatagtttataaaaatagcaGTGGATTTCAAtttgaagttttattttgatGACACGAGCTCTTGAATTGCCCACACAAATAAGACTTCAAATTGAAATCcactactatttttattttttaaaccaacctctttatttttttagagaCTCACTACCATGTAATTGTTTTAGGCCCAAAAAAATAGAGGCCcgcatatatgtatatattagATTCTcgatgaattaaaaaataaattttctcttaattATATTAAGAACAAGAActgtagtttatttttttgttaccttACGTAGCGACGGCTTGCACGAGTATAGAATCCAGCATTAATGCAGCTTCCACCACCAAGAACACGAGCTCTTGAATTGATGACACCATCTTCAGAAATAAATCGTTGAGCAGGAGAGGAAAGAGAGGTATCAGATAATGGATCACCAAATGCACTTAAATTTGTTATGTTTGGGTTCCCATAAGGTGATCCACCACGCTCAAGCATCAAAACATTGTGATTTTGTGACAGTGTCGCCGCCAATGGACACCCTGCGGTGCCGCCACCAATTATGATGTAGTCATAGTAGGATGTTCTTGGTGCTGAAGTTGCATCTTGCATAAACTTGTATTTTCTACCTGTTTCTGTATTAATCAggattttaattagttttatatttACTATACTAGTAAACAAAATAGTTTCCTATGTAGTGTTATAGTAAATTGTTTTGTATATGATATAAGCTGTTTTTTACAAATTATCTGAAAGTGCTTATAAagataagctgaaaacaactcaTGAACATGTTAtgagttatttttataagttctttcAAACAGTTTCATAAGTGTTTAAGTCAttaaataagttcaaataaatTGGTTTCGATAGGTTAAAAACAAGATTTGGCCCGGCTTACGCTTAGGCCCATTTTGgatataaattttagattttcTTGCTTTCTTCTCATTAAGCAAAATAGTTATGCATTCATCCATATTAgttattaaaattattgttaCCAATTTGACAATCTTAACTTGCTGCAAttagttataagttataaccaaAAGAGAGCTAAACAAAATACATTACTATTACCTTTTTGAGATACACAATGTTTAGGAGAGAAGATAATTCCAGCAAGAGAAAGAAGAATTAGCCTCCAAAACCAAACACCCATTTTAGAGCTTATGACTTATATGAGGAACAATAAGTTCAAATAATGATTAGTCCTTGTGAATGGAATATATGGTGGAGTATGTTTTTGTGAGACATACCAACCCTTCTTGTGATGATTTATATAATGTGCAAAGTCCAACGATACCAGCGGCTATAACTTTGACTAACATAAAGATTACTtactatttttactttttatcgCACAAACTAAAACTAATGCTAtcagtatttttttatatttttgttgtgTAGAAGAAATACATGTATGacatcaatcgttagttgatccAATAGTAATTGACGCTTGACTTGATAGGAAGAACCACAGTTCGATTTTCACAACTACGATCGGAAGGAAGCTTGAACCAGATTAAACGATCCAGTAGACCAAATACACATGATGTAAAAAAATTGCATGCCCCACAAAATTCAAGAAAATGCAGATTTTGTGTTGCTTTTATTGCCCCATACTCCTTCATTAATCATTACCACCcctgattttttattatttttttgtacatacCTCCCCTGATTTATTACACCTATTATTAGGAGAGAATTGAGAATGTGCATTTTAACCAGTTTAGTgattatacatttatactcatACAAATGTAGAGAATTGAGAATTTAGAATTCAACTCCTTTAATAATATTTCGGATAGCTATAAAATAAGTTAGAAGTGATTCACAAGTCCTAACtcaattagtagaaaaatgtcaaaattgttagggATATTATAATTGAGGTTTGAATCTCAACTTCTTCACTTAAAcgtgaatttataataattttatcatttcgtccatgtaaaaaaaatagaaatgataATATTTATCTAAGACATGATGAAATCAAGGACGGATCCAAGGGTGTGGCATGGGCTGTGGCCCCTCCTTCATTTTGCATTCACTCGCTACCATGGAAGATTAGAGAGACGATACTTAAATAATGACAAAAGCAATTGAACTATatgtaataatatttattagaatttgggaggTCTATACTTAACcactacacttataaaagttatctatgtcatatctagtcaatgtgagacttctaacaatATTAACCTCGAGTAAATCAACTCTTGTAAGCCTCTAATCGATCAAATGGAAAGAGATATTGTGAGAATGGATAGACCTAAAAGATGGTATTTGCATCTATTTGAGGTTGAGGTTTATActaactagaacatcgacccgtgcggtgcacgagtCTGATTAgttgtaagatatataataattaaataaaatatgataattccaataatgtaaggtatatgaaaaaagttgagtaacattaaacgatagttcaacaataattttggataaatattcatacaaagaaaattatgttatattacggaagacttccttataaactacattcgaagtcttagtcgtatcttcaccgtcgtcatcgatgatcaatatttttaatccttttctataAGTAATTCTTGAAATTGCAagatacaactgaccatgtgaaaacataggcgacggaagatatatcccaacatgctttaaagattgtccctgactcttattaatagtcctcaaaagaaatcattataggaaattgtctccgttgaaatttaaaaggaattctcacgtccgTTGAAattacttcatgaaataatttttccttcaaaagcacgttttctcaatctcgtaataataagtcttgtttcattgcatagtcctaattttttattcaaattccttaataacataactggaactccacctttaagtctcaacttgtgatttggaagtcccgatgtagaaatcgtgttcaaaaattcgggagtatgaacatcatccactgtttgaccgtctacattttgtgtgagcgGAGTATCATatttcaaatatgttttttcttcaccaggaattaaattcaacatataatcatttattgcatcgactattgaatttttaggagctagtataactctatttttgaaatacgttatatcgtttatgttttgtaaaagttgggtataagtgctttcaacgatagaagcaataggatcacctgaatttggaataaATAAATCTGATTGAATGTCAAGGTCTAAagcatcgtcgttgtcatcttcaatttcttcatcGCCAACACCTagaacccattcagaaaacaatcttctttgatccGGAAATGTTATGAtacattgttagcaaaagaaacaaatgtgaatcagtgatttttttcgtaattaataatatagtcacaTTGATATATACCTGGagtcaactactatttgcataaatatcaccttgatatatatttgcagtaataCGGTCAACCATACTCCTCAAcatgaacaaacttttaagttcataaagacataaaaaaaagtaatttttttttagcatgtttagttaaaaaaaagtaacttttaagtccaatgatttttttcttttaaaaatcttttaaagCATACCAGCCATGCGTTAAATTGggttattattgttaattttttcgaCTAATACTTCAAATTATTGATTCGCGGACGAATCTACCAAAGTTGCGAAACGATAAATTTCGTGTCAAAAATCAACATAAAACATCTTCGGAATCATCACTGCACCCTATAAAATCAATGAACAATAGAAATGTtaggaaaaaagaaatttgagtttttttcatttaacaATGTTCTATGAAATGATGAATACCGCATATTATTTATTCCTTGTTAAGTATCaatctaaatctaaatataatagaAATCATTCACTAAGTGCAAAATTGTGTCGTGTTTGAAAATCCTAATATCAATACTCGGtatcataattttaatagaaataacatataaaattaaattaaatataaataattgagaattttggtgtaaaaaacaatctattaaaaaatttggaactatACTAACTTCGGTTACGCAAAACTCAGCGCAGTAGGTCCAATATCTAATTTGGAATTCATTAACCACCTTCTCCCGATCAGATAAAGGATTGAGATTCAAACATATTCCCTTTACAAAAAAGTTCATAACCCAATTAACAAGTAAACATTACATAAagtaaattgaaaaataaaaaattgggtATAAAAAAACATACATCATAAGCTTCTGAGATTTGCTTGAATTTGCTTCAGCATCTTTTTTGTTATTAGGGTTCTTATCAGGGTGCCATTTCATGGCAAGTTTGCGATAAGCTTTTTTGAGATCATCATCTTTGGCATTACGATCTACCTGAAGGACTTTATAGTAATCAACACCCATCTCCGATTTGGGTTGTTACCGGAGAGAAAGAACAATGTAATGTGTATGTGCGTGTGAGTCACCGGTGGAAAAGAATAACAATGaagtgaaacaaaaaattaaacatatctggactaaaaaaaaaaaacacatgtaCTACTTTGATGTCTAGGATTAGGATAGACTGATTTGTATTCTCtacatttaattttcttaaatttatttatatttaaacaaaaattaacttaaaaagagaaaatattgtATATTAAAGTACATTTATGTACGTTGAATTAAATGTAGGAAATTATAACTTTAAAAATCCAAATCCGGATTCCAACTTTATCATGGTCAATTATGTTTATTGAGTAACTTAAATGACTCTCCGTCCCAACATGAGTGAACCAATTTGACTATGACATATTTTGCTTTGACTCTATTTTACTACtattccctccggtccttattataagaaacaattttgaaaaaacacacataccaagaaaccttatctttcttaataaaaattctaaaattttacaatctattccaaaattaaccttggtgtattaatttatccttagggaatatatcactctaattaatgcataactttggaatggatacaatttaataagggtaaaaatggaattgtaagaataaatttaatgattgtttcttataaaaaggacaaatttttttttccaaattgtttcttataaaaaggaccggagggagtaacaaataaaaataaatattatcatataagatgttgttagattcatc
It contains:
- the LOC123909058 gene encoding protein HOTHEAD-like; amino-acid sequence: MGVWFWRLILLSLAGIIFSPKHCVSQKETGRKYKFMQDATSAPRTSYYDYIIIGGGTAGCPLAATLSQNHNVLMLERGGSPYGNPNITNLSAFGDPLSDTSLSSPAQRFISEDGVINSRARVLGGGSCINAGFYTRASRRYVRETGWEEKLVNESYKWVERVVVFRPPVLQFQSAVRDGLLEAGVLPYNGYTFDHIYGTKVGGTIFDQNGHRHTAADLLEYANSDGITLLLHATVYRILFTKERSNSRPVAYGVVFKDAHGLEHRAYLKQGTKSEIIVSAGALGSPQLLMLSGIGPTHHLREHNIDVVLDQPLVGRGMKDNPMNAVFIPSPTPTEVSLIQVVGITNFGSYIEAASGENFNRDSQQNFGMFSPKIGQFSKLPPKQRTPEALAKAIEKMESLQEEAFQGGFILEKINGPISKGHLELRNTDPNENPLVTFNYFQDPRDLEKCIQGIRIIEKIIDSKAFSPFKYNNMSASSLINMTANRTSISLAQFCRDTVMTIWHYHGGCQVGRVVDRNYKVLGVDALRVIDGSTFNYSPGTNPQATVMMLGRYMGVKILQERLVADETK